One window from the genome of Hydractinia symbiolongicarpus strain clone_291-10 chromosome 1, HSymV2.1, whole genome shotgun sequence encodes:
- the LOC130614818 gene encoding uncharacterized protein LOC130614818: MITFIAAKNSMIDNLCRKKASLVPRLNKSQAKQIPGYQFGYSNRDQRKGGGVGFYIKTSIKFKERKDINELDKTIEHQWIEISGKCKRSNILLGTVYQPSSKPADKLSWLEKFDNLLSQIVAMNEGSIIITGDFNINLNKSTVESRLYLDILETYNMSQQVSKSTRKDVAMIDHIISDQSLKTIYEDIVYCGEISDHDAPFCIFKSKPAKYNPRYKFVRDERIIEDFSRVPLSIVYTMEDMSDKLNVLNTLIIECINTHAPLKRVKLTRPPAPWMKELKITELQRERNRLRKEVRGTTNNIQWNLLRAIRNKLKKQISLTKSIFLRKLKNKSTKDVWKVINKILHPNPKNVNVNPDAVNEFFNSTATRTTGINKHLPGTTTSQMNSFTDKPNSFQLTHATFQDVINAIRSSRLDCSTGFDNIPARYIKYVADYIASPLTHIINCCIDNPTFPEQWKISRICPIPKVTNPSNLADYRPISVLPVLSKVFERIILMQITNFIEKSSVYCSTQSG; encoded by the exons ATGATTACATTTATAGCTGCCAAAAATAGTATGATTGATAATCTATGCAGAAAGAAAGCAAGTTTGGTGCCACG GCTAAACAAATCCCAGGCTAAACAAATCCCAGGCTATCAGTTTGGTTATAGCAATCGTGATCAACGAAAAGGTGGCGGCGTTGGTTTCTACATTAAAACGTCGATCAAGTTTAAGGAGAGGAAAGACATTAATGAACTTGACAAAACAATAGAGCATCAGTGGATTGAAATTTCTGGTAAATGCAAAAGATCTAATATCCTTCTTGGTACGGTATATCAGCCAAGTAGTAAACCTGCCGATAAACTATCATGGCTAGAAAAATTTGATAACTTGTTGTCTCAGATTGTTGCAATGAATGAAGGTTCAATTATTATTACAGGTGACttcaatataaatttaaataaatcgaCAGTCGAAAGCCGTCTTTATCTGGACATTCTTGAAACGTATAATATGTCACAACAAGTTTCTAAGTCAACAAGAAAGGATGTTGCTATGATTGATCACATCATTTCTGACCAGTCTTTAAAAACCATTTATGAGGATATTGTTTACTGTGGTGAAATTAGTGACCATGACGCACCATTTTGCATCTTTAAGAGTAAACCTGCCAAATACAATCCGAGGTACAAGTTTGTCCGTGATGAAAGAATTATTGAAGACTTCAGCCGAGTTCCGTTAAGCATCGTTTATACCATGGAAGACATGTCCGACAAACTAAATGTGTTAAACACTTTGATCATAGAATGCATAAATACACACGCACCTCTTAAACGGGTTAAACTTACTAGGCCACCAGCACCTTGGATGAAGGAACTTAAAATAACTGAGCTTCAACGTGAACGGAACCGTCTAAGGAAGGAAGTACGTGGGACTACTAACAACATACAATGGAATCTGCTAAGAGCTATTCGTAACAAGCTTAAAAAGCAGATAAGCTTaactaaatcaatttttttgagaaaacttaaaaataaaagcacAAAAGATGTGTGGAAAGTCATTAACAAAATCCTCCACCCAAATCCGAAAAATGTCAATGTAAATCCTGATGCCGTTAACGAATTCTTCAATAGTACTGCTACAAGAACAACCGGAATAAACAAACACCTTCCAGGGACAACAACTTCTCAGATGAACAGTTTTACTGATAAACCTAACTCTTTTCAATTAACACATGCTACTTTCCAAGATGTTATAAATGCAATTAGATCCTCACGACTTGACTGTTCAACGGGATTTGATAATATTCCCGCAAGGTATATAAAATATGTTGCTGACTATATCGCCTCGCCGTTAACGCATATTATTAACTGCTGTATTGATAATCCCACCTTTCCAGAGCAATGGAAAATTAGTCGTATTTGTCCGATCCCTAAAGTAACAAATCCTTCTAATCTAGCTGACTACCGTCCAATAAGTGTCCTACCAGTTCTGTCCAAAGTATTCGAGAGGATTATATTGATGCAAATCACGAACTTCATCGAAAAAAGCTCAGTCTACTGTTCAACACAATCTGGATAG